A single genomic interval of Stenotrophomonas sp. ZAC14D1_NAIMI4_1 harbors:
- a CDS encoding methyl-accepting chemotaxis protein, which produces MSTASDAPKTGKLRLGGSNLWLALLALSMILFGVNTGVSTWQGSRLADAGSKAADLQVLSQQLANQGRDAVGGNAQSFTAFKATRNAIEQNVSTLQGRYGNEPGVSKAITRLSDTWTPLGKQAGQLVASEPAVLALAGNANNFTGAVPGLQAQLNELVRAMSASGAPASQVYSALQQVVVAGSMARRVTEMRAGGTAAAASGDALARDITVFSQVLDGLRNGNEDLGITAVRGAGAVAALEQSQQKWEAMKQDADAILASSRQLFAAQSAANALGQGSARMLDDSRKLFEAFSSFGSVSDTRLFPNFWIGVVSGALSLIAIIGFVSTSVRSRSREQELRYQTQVEFNSRNQQAIMRLLDEISSLGEGDLTVKASVTEDMTGAIADAINYAVDELRHLVTTINDTSAKVAVSTQETQATAMQLAEAAGHQANQITSASDRIGEIAASIEQVSRNSAESADVAQRSVVIAAEGAGVVRETIQGMDQIRDQIQETSKRIKRLGESSQEIGSIVELINDISEQTNILALNAAVQAASAGEAGRGFAVVADEVQRLAERTSGATRRIENLVQAIQADTNEAVTSMEQTTAEVVSGARLAEDAGTALTEIERVSNALNTLIKNISIAAQQQSAAASDITRTMGVIRQITGQTSQGAGQTAESIGHLAQLAADLRRSVADFKLPA; this is translated from the coding sequence ATGAGTACTGCTTCGGACGCCCCCAAGACCGGCAAGCTGCGGCTGGGCGGCAGCAACCTCTGGCTGGCCCTGCTGGCCCTGTCGATGATCCTGTTCGGTGTGAACACCGGCGTATCCACCTGGCAGGGCAGCCGCCTGGCCGACGCCGGTTCCAAGGCGGCCGACCTGCAGGTGCTCTCGCAGCAGCTGGCCAACCAGGGCCGTGACGCCGTGGGCGGCAACGCGCAGTCGTTCACCGCCTTCAAGGCCACCCGCAACGCCATCGAGCAGAACGTGTCCACGCTGCAGGGCCGCTACGGCAACGAGCCGGGCGTGTCCAAGGCGATCACCCGCCTGTCCGATACCTGGACGCCGCTGGGCAAGCAGGCCGGCCAGCTGGTGGCCAGCGAGCCGGCGGTGCTGGCGCTGGCCGGCAACGCCAACAACTTCACCGGCGCCGTGCCGGGCCTGCAGGCCCAGCTGAACGAGCTGGTGCGCGCGATGTCCGCCTCCGGTGCCCCGGCATCGCAGGTGTACAGCGCCCTGCAGCAGGTCGTGGTGGCCGGTTCGATGGCCCGCCGCGTGACCGAAATGCGCGCCGGCGGCACCGCCGCGGCCGCTTCGGGCGACGCGCTGGCCCGCGACATCACCGTGTTCTCGCAGGTGCTCGATGGCCTGCGCAACGGCAACGAAGACCTCGGCATCACCGCTGTGCGCGGTGCCGGCGCCGTGGCCGCGCTGGAACAGTCGCAGCAGAAGTGGGAAGCGATGAAGCAGGACGCCGACGCGATCCTGGCGAGCTCGCGCCAGCTGTTTGCCGCGCAGTCGGCAGCCAACGCGCTGGGCCAGGGCTCCGCGCGCATGCTGGACGACAGCCGCAAGCTGTTCGAAGCGTTCTCCTCGTTCGGCTCGGTGTCCGATACCCGCCTGTTCCCGAACTTCTGGATCGGCGTGGTGTCCGGTGCGCTGTCGCTGATCGCGATCATCGGCTTCGTCTCCACCAGCGTGCGCAGCCGTTCGCGCGAGCAGGAACTGCGTTACCAGACCCAGGTGGAATTCAACAGCCGCAACCAGCAGGCGATCATGCGGCTGCTGGACGAAATCTCCTCGCTGGGTGAGGGCGACCTGACGGTGAAGGCCTCGGTGACCGAGGACATGACCGGCGCGATCGCAGACGCGATCAACTACGCCGTGGACGAACTGCGCCACCTGGTGACCACCATCAACGACACCTCGGCCAAGGTCGCCGTGTCCACCCAGGAAACCCAGGCCACCGCGATGCAGCTGGCGGAGGCCGCCGGCCACCAGGCCAACCAGATCACCTCGGCCTCGGACCGCATCGGCGAAATCGCAGCGAGCATCGAACAGGTGTCGCGCAACTCGGCCGAGTCGGCCGATGTGGCACAGCGCTCGGTGGTCATCGCCGCCGAGGGTGCCGGCGTGGTGCGCGAAACCATCCAGGGCATGGACCAGATCCGCGACCAGATCCAGGAAACCTCCAAGCGCATCAAGCGCCTGGGCGAGTCCTCGCAGGAGATCGGCTCGATCGTGGAACTGATCAACGACATTTCCGAGCAGACCAACATCCTGGCGTTGAACGCCGCCGTGCAGGCCGCATCGGCCGGTGAAGCCGGTCGCGGTTTCGCGGTCGTGGCCGACGAAGTGCAGCGCCTGGCAGAACGTACCTCGGGTGCGACCCGACGCATCGAAAACCTGGTCCAGGCCATTCAGGCCGATACCAACGAAGCGGTCACCTCGATGGAACAGACCACCGCCGAAGTGGTGTCCGGCGCGCGCCTGGCCGAGGACGCCGGTACTGCACTGACCGAGATCGAGCGCGTGTCCAACGCCCTCAATACCCTCATCAAGAACATCTCCATCGCCGCCCAGCAGCAGTCCGCGGCGGCCTCGGACATCACCCGCACGATGGGCGTGATCCGCCAGATCACCGGCCAGACCTCGCAGGGTGCCGGTCAGACCGCCGAGTCGATCGGCCACCTGGCGCAGTTGGCGGCCGACCTGCGTCGTTCGGTCGCCGACTTCAAGCTGCCGGCGTGA